The following proteins are encoded in a genomic region of Pseudodesulfovibrio mercurii:
- a CDS encoding restriction endonuclease subunit S yields the protein MSSKADTMGEKNKHALMPKLRFPEFRNDSGWEEAFLGDLVEIVSPPKKIKTSRYLREGRFPIIDQSPDVQCGWTNDVDTLIDNPLPLIVFGDHTCVLKLINRPFAQGADGIKIFKPKRTPSTEFLYHFLCAHPLEMESYKRHFSILKGAQIFYPEVEAEQKKIANCLSSLDEFIANEVSKLEVLRDHKCGLMQQLFPQEGQTQPRLRFPEFRNKPGWSKCKLGDLVSISSGKSPSQYALSSDGRYPFIKVEDLNNCTKYQVNSREYCNDAKGVVSEGALLFPKRGAAIELNKIRITSVGILFDTNLMAIIPHDATELEFLFYYLSCVGLSQIADTSTIPQINNKHIIPFIVYKPLRLEQQKIADCLTATDDSIAAQEAMIDALKTHKRGLMQQLFPAPEEQ from the coding sequence ATGAGCAGTAAGGCAGATACGATGGGAGAAAAAAACAAACACGCATTGATGCCGAAACTGCGGTTTCCGGAGTTTCGAAACGATTCAGGTTGGGAGGAAGCTTTTTTGGGTGATTTAGTCGAAATCGTTTCGCCTCCCAAAAAAATCAAGACTTCTCGATACCTCCGCGAAGGTCGATTCCCTATCATTGATCAATCGCCTGACGTTCAATGCGGTTGGACGAATGATGTTGACACACTAATTGACAATCCTTTGCCCCTAATTGTTTTCGGAGACCATACTTGTGTACTAAAATTGATCAATCGGCCGTTTGCTCAAGGGGCCGATGGGATAAAGATTTTTAAGCCGAAGCGTACTCCCAGCACTGAATTCTTGTATCACTTTCTCTGCGCCCACCCGCTTGAGATGGAAAGTTATAAGAGACACTTTTCCATTTTGAAGGGTGCCCAAATCTTCTATCCAGAAGTTGAAGCCGAGCAGAAAAAGATCGCCAACTGTCTCAGTTCGCTGGACGAATTCATCGCCAACGAAGTGAGTAAGTTAGAGGTCCTACGTGACCACAAGTGCGGCCTAATGCAGCAACTCTTCCCCCAAGAGGGCCAAACTCAACCCCGACTTCGCTTCCCGGAATTTCGGAATAAACCGGGTTGGAGCAAATGCAAACTCGGTGATCTGGTAAGCATTTCTAGCGGGAAGAGCCCATCCCAATATGCTCTTTCTAGCGATGGCAGATACCCCTTTATTAAAGTGGAGGACTTGAACAACTGCACGAAATATCAAGTCAATAGCAGAGAGTACTGCAATGATGCAAAAGGTGTTGTTTCAGAGGGAGCGCTTTTGTTCCCCAAACGAGGTGCAGCGATTGAGTTGAACAAAATTAGAATAACATCGGTTGGAATTCTGTTTGACACAAATCTTATGGCGATTATCCCCCACGACGCGACGGAATTGGAATTTCTTTTCTACTATCTTTCTTGTGTTGGGCTTTCTCAGATTGCAGACACATCAACAATCCCGCAAATCAACAACAAACACATAATACCATTTATAGTTTATAAGCCTCTGCGCTTAGAACAACAAAAGATTGCCGACTGTCTCACCGCCACAGACGACAGCATCGCCGCACAGGAGGCAATGATCGACGCCCTCAAGACCCACAAACGCGGCCTAATGCAACAGCTTTTCCCCGCGCCGGAGGAGCAGTAG
- a CDS encoding type I restriction endonuclease subunit R translates to MTEQQIEQGLIGELTDLKYTYRDDIRDRATLESNFREHFQALNRVQLTDGEFKRLLDEIISPDVFTAATMLREINDFTRDDGTPLNYTLVNIKDWCKNTFEVVNQLRINTDNSFQRYDVMLLINGIPVVQIELKTLGISPRRAMQQIVDYKKDPGNGYTKTLLCFVQLFIVSNQTETYYFANNNDRHFAFDADESFLPIYQHADEDNNKITHLSDFAESFLPKCTLATTINRYMVLVASERKMLMMRPYQIYAVKNIDQSIRENRGNGYVWHTTGSGKTLTSFKASTLLKLNPDIHKCLFVVDRKDLDRQTREEFNRFQEGCVEENTNTAALVRRLISDDYADKVIVTTIQKLGLALDETSKYNKSDKKNGKATFKERLEPLRDKRMAFIFDECHRSQFGQTHQTIKNFFPKAQLFGFTGTPIFPENATTRQIDGNIQTLRTTKDLFQNEFPAYTITNAIEDKNVLRFHVDYFKPDGENLPKPGTPVAKRAVIDAILAKHDAATGERRFNAIFATASINDAIEYYELFKQIQAEHQAADTDYVPVRVAAVFSPPAEGNPDVKQLQEDLPQELEDNQQEPEKKKEALKAIIADYNASYGTNHSIGEFDAYYQDVQQRIKDQKFPNRDLPKKGAEKIDITIVVDMLLTGFDSKYLNTLYVDKNLRYHGLIQAFSRTNRVLNSAKPYGHILDFRGQRDRVDEAIRLFSGARAEQAREIWLVDEAPVVIEQLKAAKQELDDFLQSQGLDPRPEAVPNLKGDEARAAFVKQFKEIQRLTTQLDQYTDLTEEQRKEIEQALPKDDARAFRGVYLETAKRLKARQDKAGGSATVGDSDRATQDVIDQLDFEFVLFASADIDYDYIMSLISRFSGQAPGQQEMKREELVRLIRSDAKFMGELDEITEYVRTLETGKPLTEEDVRVGYQIFKGERHASELAAIAHKHGLTNEALQTFVDAILDRMIFDGEQLTDLLEPLDLGWRERREKELALMDDLVPLLKKRADGRAISGLNAYEQ, encoded by the coding sequence ATGACAGAACAACAAATAGAGCAAGGCTTGATCGGCGAACTGACTGATCTTAAATACACATATCGCGACGACATCCGCGACCGCGCTACCCTTGAAAGCAACTTTCGCGAGCATTTTCAGGCCCTCAACCGCGTCCAGCTCACCGACGGCGAATTCAAACGTCTCCTCGATGAAATTATCTCTCCCGACGTCTTCACCGCCGCTACCATGCTCCGCGAGATCAATGATTTTACCCGTGATGACGGAACCCCGCTCAACTACACCCTCGTGAACATCAAGGACTGGTGCAAAAACACTTTCGAAGTCGTTAACCAGCTCCGCATCAACACTGACAACAGCTTCCAACGCTACGACGTGATGTTGCTGATCAACGGCATCCCCGTTGTTCAGATCGAACTCAAGACCCTCGGCATCAGCCCCCGCCGGGCCATGCAGCAGATAGTGGACTACAAGAAAGACCCCGGCAACGGCTATACCAAGACCCTGCTCTGTTTCGTTCAGCTCTTCATCGTCTCCAACCAGACCGAGACCTATTATTTCGCCAACAACAACGACCGCCATTTTGCTTTCGACGCCGATGAAAGTTTTCTGCCCATCTACCAACACGCGGATGAAGACAATAACAAGATCACACACCTGAGTGACTTCGCCGAGTCCTTTCTGCCCAAGTGCACCCTTGCCACGACGATCAACCGCTACATGGTCCTCGTCGCATCAGAGCGGAAGATGCTCATGATGCGCCCCTACCAGATATACGCCGTCAAGAACATCGACCAAAGCATCCGTGAAAACCGGGGGAACGGCTATGTCTGGCATACCACAGGCTCGGGCAAGACCCTCACCTCCTTCAAGGCCTCCACGCTCCTCAAACTCAATCCCGACATCCACAAGTGCCTCTTTGTCGTCGACCGCAAAGACCTCGACCGTCAGACCCGCGAAGAGTTCAACCGCTTCCAGGAGGGCTGCGTCGAGGAAAACACCAACACCGCCGCCCTTGTACGCCGCCTTATCTCCGACGACTATGCTGACAAAGTCATCGTCACGACCATTCAGAAGCTTGGCCTCGCCCTCGACGAAACCAGCAAATACAACAAGTCCGACAAAAAGAATGGGAAGGCCACCTTCAAGGAACGCCTTGAACCGCTCAGGGACAAGCGTATGGCTTTTATCTTCGATGAGTGCCACCGCTCTCAGTTCGGCCAGACCCACCAGACCATCAAAAATTTCTTCCCCAAGGCACAGCTCTTCGGCTTCACCGGCACGCCGATCTTTCCCGAGAACGCCACTACCCGGCAGATCGATGGAAATATCCAGACGCTCCGCACCACCAAGGACCTTTTTCAAAACGAATTCCCTGCTTACACCATCACCAACGCCATCGAGGACAAGAACGTCCTTCGTTTTCATGTCGACTACTTCAAACCTGACGGAGAGAACCTGCCCAAGCCCGGCACCCCCGTCGCCAAACGTGCCGTTATCGACGCAATCCTAGCCAAACACGACGCGGCTACCGGCGAGCGCCGTTTCAACGCGATCTTCGCCACCGCCTCGATCAACGACGCCATCGAATACTACGAGCTTTTCAAGCAGATTCAGGCCGAGCACCAGGCAGCCGATACAGACTATGTCCCGGTCAGAGTTGCCGCCGTCTTCTCTCCGCCAGCAGAGGGCAATCCCGACGTCAAGCAGCTTCAGGAAGACCTGCCCCAGGAGCTTGAAGATAACCAGCAGGAGCCGGAAAAGAAAAAGGAAGCCCTCAAGGCCATCATCGCCGACTACAACGCCAGCTATGGCACGAATCATTCCATTGGCGAGTTCGACGCATACTACCAGGACGTCCAGCAGCGCATAAAGGACCAGAAATTCCCCAACCGAGACCTCCCCAAAAAGGGCGCGGAAAAGATCGACATCACTATTGTTGTCGACATGCTCCTGACCGGTTTTGACTCTAAGTACCTGAACACCCTCTACGTCGACAAGAACCTCAGGTATCACGGCCTGATCCAGGCATTTTCCCGCACTAACCGCGTCCTTAACTCGGCAAAGCCTTACGGCCACATCCTTGACTTCCGTGGGCAGCGGGACAGGGTCGATGAAGCTATCCGTCTGTTCTCCGGCGCAAGGGCCGAACAGGCGAGGGAAATCTGGCTGGTCGACGAGGCCCCCGTGGTCATAGAGCAACTCAAGGCCGCCAAGCAGGAACTCGACGACTTCCTCCAGTCTCAAGGCCTCGACCCGCGTCCCGAAGCCGTCCCCAACCTCAAGGGTGACGAGGCCCGCGCCGCCTTTGTCAAGCAGTTTAAAGAGATTCAGCGTCTTACGACTCAGCTTGACCAGTACACCGACCTCACTGAAGAGCAACGTAAGGAGATTGAGCAGGCCCTTCCCAAGGACGATGCCCGGGCTTTCCGTGGCGTCTACCTCGAAACCGCCAAACGCCTCAAAGCCAGGCAGGACAAAGCAGGAGGCAGTGCAACAGTCGGAGACAGCGACAGGGCCACGCAGGACGTAATCGACCAGCTCGATTTCGAGTTCGTCCTCTTCGCCTCCGCCGACATTGATTATGACTACATCATGAGCCTTATCTCCCGCTTCAGCGGACAGGCGCCGGGTCAACAGGAAATGAAACGAGAAGAGCTCGTTCGCCTCATTCGGTCCGACGCGAAGTTCATGGGCGAACTCGACGAGATTACGGAGTACGTACGGACGCTCGAAACCGGCAAACCCCTTACCGAAGAAGATGTTCGTGTCGGCTACCAAATCTTCAAAGGAGAACGCCACGCATCTGAACTCGCAGCTATAGCCCACAAGCACGGGCTGACGAACGAAGCGCTGCAAACCTTTGTGGATGCCATCCTCGACCGTATGATTTTTGACGGCGAACAGCTCACTGATCTCCTGGAACCTCTCGACCTGGGCTGGCGCGAACGGCGCGAGAAAGAACTGGCGCTGATGGACGATCTGGTACCGCTTTTGAAAAAACGCGCAGACGGCCGGGCTATCTCCGGATTGAACGCATATGAGCAGTAA
- a CDS encoding cache domain-containing protein: MRKGRTIGGAGLLGMVAVSWISILVIGGTWLYSMYADFQADADRIREERYAERRSLVKGEVDDAIELIARLRRSAADTLGRRLDSRMRDVRALNEVLARDLAKGTDGTVLRIATVRLMAALDRSEARLYAIRDNTIYLFSPFPKWVDREDALTQVEAELEGVTNGQRRLDLKVADGMNGYTLLVKVNEFGAHGLRVVAGACLEMAEETVKETALRQLADIRYAKNGSLFGGTMEGVSILGPVPGRNMWAVTDANGVKIVQELIAAAKRGGEFVNYVMPPLSGERNEPKVSYARLVPDWGWYIGTGAFVGDIEGVVELKRKQLEQHIQDRGLLILSGMAALSLLALYLSRRLARNIENNVASFTTVWKRAASGRGEIDVASLDYAEFKTLAEAANHMVAERQTAQEALSESLERFSSLVANVPGIIYHSDFRGVWVNRYISDTVLDVTGYPAEDFMEGGGRTFQSIIHPEDREWVAQSLRQGLEHRQTYLADYRIIRRDGEIRWVSERGRILHDEQGGPERLDGVVFDVTDRKHAEEEYYNHIHFLETLDRIDRAMHVGTSTREMLGTTVEAIRVAFGADRAWLLKPCDPEADEFRVVVNETSPEFVVEEEVVLAVDDNIRRDMRMLLDSPVPLAFDPFSGRTVPREITDRYDIRSQLMFAIRPRVGPALVLGLHHCREPRVWTSEEIRLFTEAGRRLADGLNVALILDELTESEERFRTFSEQTMLGLCVLQENRVIFINRAAADIVEAPVEELMALPPGGFVRYLHPDDSDFVVEQARRKQAGEADTVSAYSWRAVTGTGRVKWVEIHSRTTRVNGKSADLVSLVDITALKRAEEDLEAIIAERTSALALKAEELKRANTELTRLDDLKSSFLTTVSHTMRTPLTSVLGYGALARKELDRALGGAGNSESLHRALGNLDVLEAEGRRLNLLVEQFMELADMEAGGDLRTEATYPVAATIRRAVEDARAECIGRDRLEVTLDMEENLPELNVLPEHLERVLGHLLGNACHFTRDGKISVRVASPDGKGLELTVADTGKGIPEEELEAIFKPFHQVDTGDTLVDEIKGAGLGLALCRMVVEKLGGRVWARSEGGRGAVFHVILPGGRD; encoded by the coding sequence GTGAGAAAGGGACGGACCATCGGCGGAGCCGGGTTGCTGGGCATGGTGGCCGTTTCCTGGATCTCCATTCTGGTCATCGGCGGGACCTGGCTGTACTCCATGTACGCCGACTTTCAGGCCGACGCCGACCGGATTCGGGAGGAGCGCTACGCCGAGCGCCGCAGCCTGGTCAAGGGCGAGGTGGACGACGCCATCGAGCTGATCGCACGGCTCCGGCGGTCCGCCGCCGACACCCTGGGGCGCAGGCTCGATTCCAGGATGCGCGACGTCCGGGCCCTGAACGAAGTGTTGGCGCGCGACCTTGCCAAGGGGACCGACGGCACGGTGCTGCGCATCGCCACGGTCCGGCTCATGGCCGCCCTGGACCGCAGCGAGGCGCGACTCTACGCCATCCGCGACAATACCATCTATCTCTTTTCCCCCTTTCCCAAATGGGTTGACCGCGAGGACGCCCTGACCCAGGTGGAGGCCGAACTTGAGGGCGTGACCAACGGGCAGCGCAGGCTGGACCTCAAGGTGGCCGACGGCATGAACGGCTACACCCTGCTGGTCAAGGTCAACGAGTTCGGGGCCCATGGGCTGCGCGTGGTGGCCGGGGCCTGTCTCGAGATGGCCGAGGAAACGGTCAAGGAAACGGCCCTGCGGCAGTTGGCGGACATCCGCTACGCCAAGAACGGTTCCCTGTTCGGCGGGACCATGGAAGGGGTATCCATCCTCGGCCCGGTGCCCGGCCGGAACATGTGGGCCGTCACCGACGCAAACGGCGTGAAGATCGTCCAGGAACTCATCGCCGCGGCCAAGCGCGGCGGGGAGTTCGTGAACTACGTCATGCCGCCCCTGAGCGGGGAGCGCAACGAGCCCAAGGTCAGCTATGCCCGGCTCGTTCCGGACTGGGGCTGGTACATCGGCACCGGGGCCTTCGTGGGCGACATCGAAGGGGTCGTCGAGCTCAAGCGCAAGCAGCTCGAACAGCACATCCAGGACCGTGGCCTGCTCATCCTGTCCGGCATGGCCGCGCTCAGTCTGCTGGCCCTGTACCTGTCGCGCCGCCTGGCCCGGAACATTGAGAACAACGTGGCCTCCTTCACCACGGTCTGGAAGCGGGCCGCCTCGGGCCGGGGCGAGATCGACGTGGCCTCCCTGGACTATGCGGAGTTCAAGACCCTGGCCGAGGCCGCCAACCACATGGTCGCCGAGCGCCAGACCGCGCAGGAGGCCCTGTCCGAGAGCCTGGAGCGGTTCAGCTCCCTGGTCGCGAACGTGCCGGGCATCATCTACCACAGCGATTTCAGGGGCGTCTGGGTGAACCGGTACATCAGCGACACGGTTCTGGACGTGACCGGTTACCCGGCCGAGGACTTCATGGAGGGCGGCGGCCGGACCTTCCAGTCCATCATCCACCCCGAGGACCGGGAGTGGGTGGCCCAATCCCTGCGCCAGGGGCTGGAGCACCGCCAGACCTACCTGGCGGACTACCGGATCATCCGCCGAGACGGCGAGATCCGCTGGGTTTCCGAGCGCGGGCGAATCCTCCACGACGAGCAGGGCGGGCCGGAGCGCCTCGACGGCGTGGTCTTCGACGTGACCGACCGCAAGCACGCCGAGGAGGAGTACTACAACCACATCCATTTCCTGGAGACCCTGGACCGCATCGACCGGGCCATGCACGTCGGGACCTCCACCCGCGAGATGCTCGGGACCACGGTGGAGGCCATCCGGGTCGCCTTCGGGGCCGACCGGGCCTGGCTGCTCAAACCGTGCGACCCCGAGGCGGACGAGTTCCGCGTGGTGGTCAACGAGACCTCTCCCGAGTTCGTCGTCGAAGAAGAGGTGGTCCTGGCCGTGGACGACAATATCCGCAGAGACATGAGGATGCTGCTGGACAGCCCGGTGCCCCTGGCCTTCGACCCCTTCAGCGGGCGGACGGTCCCCAGGGAGATCACCGACCGGTACGACATCCGCTCACAGCTCATGTTCGCCATCCGGCCCAGGGTCGGCCCGGCGCTGGTCCTGGGGCTGCACCATTGCCGGGAGCCGCGCGTCTGGACCAGCGAGGAGATCCGTCTGTTCACCGAGGCGGGCCGCCGTCTGGCCGACGGGCTCAACGTGGCCCTGATCCTGGACGAACTGACCGAGAGCGAGGAGCGGTTCCGGACCTTTTCCGAGCAGACCATGCTCGGCCTGTGCGTCCTCCAGGAGAACAGGGTCATCTTCATCAACCGGGCCGCGGCCGACATCGTCGAGGCCCCGGTGGAGGAGCTCATGGCCCTGCCGCCCGGCGGGTTCGTCCGCTACCTGCACCCGGACGACAGCGACTTCGTCGTGGAGCAGGCCCGGCGCAAGCAGGCCGGGGAGGCCGACACGGTCTCGGCCTACAGCTGGCGGGCGGTGACCGGCACGGGCCGGGTCAAGTGGGTGGAAATTCACTCCCGGACCACCCGGGTCAACGGCAAGTCCGCCGACCTCGTCTCACTGGTGGACATCACCGCCCTGAAGCGGGCCGAGGAGGACCTGGAGGCGATCATCGCCGAGCGCACCTCGGCCCTGGCCCTCAAGGCCGAGGAACTGAAGCGGGCCAACACGGAGCTGACCCGGCTCGACGACCTCAAGTCCTCCTTCCTGACCACCGTGTCCCACACCATGCGCACGCCGCTGACCTCGGTGCTCGGCTACGGCGCCCTGGCGCGCAAGGAGCTGGACCGGGCCCTGGGCGGCGCGGGCAACAGCGAGAGCCTGCATCGCGCCCTGGGCAACCTGGACGTTTTGGAGGCCGAGGGGCGGCGGTTGAACCTGCTGGTGGAGCAGTTCATGGAGCTGGCCGACATGGAGGCGGGCGGCGACCTGCGCACCGAGGCGACCTATCCCGTGGCCGCGACCATCCGGCGGGCCGTGGAGGACGCCCGCGCCGAGTGTATCGGCCGCGATCGCCTCGAGGTGACCTTGGACATGGAGGAGAACCTGCCGGAACTGAACGTCTTGCCGGAGCACCTGGAGCGGGTCCTGGGCCACCTGCTGGGCAACGCCTGCCATTTCACCCGCGACGGGAAGATTTCCGTGCGCGTGGCCAGCCCAGACGGCAAGGGGCTGGAACTGACCGTGGCCGACACGGGCAAGGGCATCCCCGAGGAGGAGCTCGAGGCCATCTTCAAGCCGTTCCACCAGGTGGACACCGGCGACACCCTAGTGGACGAGATCAAGGGCGCCGGGCTCGGCCTGGCCCTGTGCCGCATGGTCGTCGAGAAGCTGGGCGGCCGGGTCTGGGCCCGGTCCGAAGGGGGCAGGGGCGCGGTCTTCCACGTGATCCTGCCCGGCGGCCGGGACTGA
- a CDS encoding hydantoinase/oxoprolinase family protein: MLFIGVDTGGTFTDFTYVHGRETGTFKTLSTPHNPAEAVLSGLRRILAERLPGATLGDADLAVVHGSTVATNAILERKGVPTALVTNVGFTDVIEIGRQNRADLYDLHYRRRPHIVPPALRFGLPGRITAQGETLVPWDEDAAGEVVERIRTSGARSVAVCLLFSFLDPGHERRMGEKLRALGLPVSLSSDILAEFREFERTSTTVVNAYVSPIMTRYLTALQQGLGGHESGPKAEDEAGTGRGPALRIMQSNGGSISADTAMRESVRTILSGPAGGAVGALALARAAGFDKLITFDMGGTSTDVSLMDGALPLTMASSISGYPVKVPMIDIHTVGAGGGSIAAPDPGGSLAVGPESAGADPGPICYGRGGTRVTVTDANLYLGRIVPDRFLGGAMTLDEDGARRGVERLAGELGLPPAELAEGILAVANANMERAIRVISVEKGFDPREFTLLSFGGAGGMHCAELARLLGMPRVLVPVDPGILSATGMLMADVVKDYSRTVMRSADDFPLEAMEAAFAELERDGRDELALEGVPDDRVVHERFLDMRYRGQSFEIVVPFGPDMTEAFQALHEQRYGYRNADKPVEVVNVRLRSRGMAEEREIAPSPPDGEAVPEAARLGVRWIIFGGVESEAAVLDRAALKPGNRFTGPAVVTEYTSTIVVPPGAEVRVDPWSNLVMELG; the protein is encoded by the coding sequence ATGCTCTTCATCGGCGTCGATACCGGCGGCACCTTCACCGACTTCACCTACGTCCACGGCCGGGAGACCGGCACGTTCAAGACCCTGTCCACCCCGCACAACCCGGCCGAGGCGGTCCTTTCCGGCCTGCGCCGCATCCTGGCGGAGCGACTGCCCGGCGCGACCCTCGGCGACGCGGACCTGGCCGTGGTGCACGGCTCCACCGTGGCCACCAACGCCATCCTGGAACGCAAGGGCGTGCCCACGGCCCTGGTGACCAACGTGGGGTTCACCGACGTCATCGAGATCGGCCGCCAGAACCGCGCCGACCTGTACGACCTGCACTACCGGCGCCGGCCGCACATCGTGCCCCCTGCCCTGCGCTTCGGCCTGCCGGGCCGGATCACCGCCCAAGGCGAGACCCTGGTCCCCTGGGACGAGGACGCGGCCGGGGAGGTCGTCGAGCGCATCCGGACGTCCGGGGCGCGGTCCGTGGCCGTCTGCCTGCTCTTCTCCTTCCTCGACCCGGGCCATGAGCGGCGCATGGGCGAAAAGCTCCGCGCGCTCGGCCTGCCCGTGTCCCTGTCGAGCGATATCCTGGCCGAGTTCCGCGAGTTCGAGCGGACCTCGACCACGGTGGTCAACGCCTACGTCTCGCCGATCATGACCCGCTACCTGACCGCCCTGCAACAGGGTCTCGGCGGGCACGAGTCCGGGCCCAAAGCCGAGGATGAAGCCGGAACCGGGCGCGGCCCGGCGCTGCGCATCATGCAGTCCAACGGTGGGTCCATCTCGGCGGACACGGCCATGCGCGAGTCCGTGCGGACCATCCTGTCAGGCCCGGCCGGGGGCGCGGTGGGCGCGCTGGCCCTGGCCCGCGCCGCCGGGTTCGACAAATTGATCACCTTCGACATGGGCGGCACCAGCACCGATGTCAGCCTCATGGACGGCGCCCTGCCCCTGACCATGGCCTCGTCCATCTCCGGCTATCCGGTCAAAGTGCCCATGATCGACATCCACACCGTGGGCGCGGGCGGCGGGTCCATCGCCGCCCCGGACCCCGGCGGGTCCCTGGCCGTGGGCCCGGAGAGCGCGGGCGCGGACCCCGGCCCCATCTGCTACGGCCGGGGCGGGACGCGCGTCACCGTGACCGACGCCAACCTGTACCTCGGACGCATCGTGCCCGACCGCTTCCTGGGCGGGGCCATGACCCTGGACGAGGACGGCGCCCGGCGCGGCGTGGAGCGTCTGGCCGGGGAGCTGGGGCTGCCGCCCGCCGAACTGGCCGAGGGCATCCTGGCCGTGGCCAACGCCAACATGGAGCGGGCCATCCGGGTCATCTCCGTGGAAAAGGGATTCGACCCGCGCGAGTTCACCCTCCTCTCCTTCGGCGGCGCGGGCGGCATGCACTGCGCCGAACTGGCCCGGCTGCTGGGCATGCCGCGCGTCCTGGTGCCGGTGGATCCCGGCATCCTCTCGGCCACGGGCATGCTCATGGCCGACGTGGTCAAGGACTACTCGCGCACGGTCATGCGCTCGGCCGACGACTTCCCCCTTGAGGCCATGGAAGCGGCCTTCGCCGAACTGGAGCGGGACGGCCGCGACGAGCTGGCCCTTGAGGGCGTGCCGGACGACCGGGTGGTCCACGAGCGGTTCCTGGACATGCGCTATCGGGGCCAGTCCTTCGAGATCGTGGTCCCCTTCGGCCCGGACATGACCGAGGCCTTCCAGGCCCTGCACGAGCAGCGCTACGGCTACCGCAACGCGGACAAGCCCGTGGAGGTGGTCAACGTCCGGCTGCGCAGCCGGGGCATGGCGGAGGAACGAGAGATCGCGCCGTCGCCCCCGGACGGCGAGGCCGTGCCCGAGGCGGCGCGCCTGGGCGTGCGGTGGATAATTTTCGGGGGTGTCGAAAGCGAGGCCGCCGTGCTGGACCGGGCGGCCCTGAAGCCGGGCAACCGGTTCACCGGCCCGGCCGTGGTCACGGAATACACCTCGACCATCGTGGTCCCGCCCGGGGCCGAGGTGCGCGTGGACCCGTGGTCCAACCTGGTCATGGAACTGGGCTGA
- a CDS encoding MBL fold metallo-hydrolase, with protein sequence MQCTITYIHHSAFLLRTDRRTCLFDYPENEHLPDGADDLVRKAVAGTDLTVFISHGHADHCNGDLASVTGTARQVRYVLSDDVADLRPEAVPDNGQVLLVEPDETYGFGGMLVGTTMSNDLGVAFLVEDRCFRFYYGGDLAEWIWPGAAPAETEFTRTFFRTAMERVRDFKPQVAFANVDPRLDNLAGGVEACRIIGAPVFVPMHAFGETSVLDGFTRTVEPGPSAVFRYARMGDSESFSF encoded by the coding sequence ATGCAGTGCACCATCACCTACATCCATCACAGCGCCTTTCTCCTGCGGACGGACAGACGGACCTGTCTCTTCGACTATCCCGAAAACGAACACCTGCCGGACGGGGCGGACGACCTGGTCCGGAAGGCCGTGGCCGGGACCGACCTGACCGTGTTCATCTCCCACGGCCACGCGGACCACTGCAACGGCGACCTCGCCTCGGTGACCGGCACGGCCCGGCAGGTGCGCTACGTGCTCTCGGACGACGTGGCCGACCTGCGGCCCGAGGCCGTGCCGGACAACGGCCAGGTGCTCCTGGTGGAGCCGGACGAGACCTACGGCTTCGGCGGCATGCTCGTCGGGACCACGATGTCCAACGACCTGGGCGTGGCCTTCCTGGTGGAGGACCGCTGCTTTCGCTTCTATTACGGCGGGGACCTGGCCGAGTGGATCTGGCCCGGTGCTGCCCCGGCCGAGACGGAGTTTACCCGGACCTTCTTCCGGACGGCCATGGAGCGGGTCCGCGACTTCAAGCCGCAGGTGGCCTTCGCCAACGTGGACCCGAGGCTGGACAATCTGGCCGGGGGCGTGGAGGCGTGCCGGATCATCGGCGCGCCCGTGTTCGTGCCCATGCACGCCTTCGGCGAGACCTCGGTCCTGGACGGGTTCACCCGGACCGTGGAGCCCGGCCCGTCGGCGGTCTTCCGCTACGCCCGCATGGGAGACTCGGAGTCGTTCTCTTTTTAG